tggaggaaaaaaaaacccttttcaatGGTCACACAGATTGCACTAAAATATGCTGCAGGGACATTGTCCTAATAAACAAGAGGTTGCTTTGATTTAAGGTGGCAAAATCATGTAAAATCAGGACAACTGCTGTCCTACCAGTAATGATCTTAAAAACGTTCATTTATTCAGTTGTTACATATTTAATTTCAAACAAGCTCACTAGGCTTTTAGAGACATTGGCATTGCTTCCTGTTGAATTAAAACTTACTACATTGCTGATTGTTTCCATTGAACATACCTGTTAAAAAGATGTAGAACAAATTTGTTTGAATGATATGGAAAATTTAAACCTTAGCAATGGCTCTTGATTTGTAAAGTAACAGATTATATAAGAGTTAGACAGATGAAGGAGCTTAGGTCAAAACAAAGTCATTATTTCAGCACAGATgcattcaaaaattttaaaaaatatttaaaattagtaatatactggaaaagaaaaatagaatgagaATTACATGGAAAtatacccatttttaaaaatgaaattatttgataattatttataatgaaaGCCAgaataaggaaaaaagaaggaaaaagagacttCTGTTAAAGAAGTTGTACATTGTTATGAGATAGAAAATCTTTTAGCAATATGATACATCACtgtcacacattttaaaattatgcaGTGTGTTTGGTAACCTGTGTAGAATTTGCAGGCTGCATTGCTTCCTACTGGGTTTTTCCCCAAACAGGCAGTGTGACAAAATTTAATTACCCCAACTAGAATATTTTACAAACTCTGGAAGTTTGATTTAAAGATATAATTATCACTAGCAAATATATTCAGTGAAAGTATCTCAACTAAGACTACTTATGAATTAGAAGTTGAAGAAATATATACTTTTAAACTAAGTGTAagcataatttatttaatttgtatgttTCTGAATTAGTATGAAAATAGTTGGAAACAATCGTCTTTATTtcataatatttgtttttaattaatatgttttaaacataattatgaacttAAATGGATGAAATGCATAAATGCATTAATGGGAGGTACCAGGGAatgcaaataaattattttggaCTCAACACATACTTATTTTCAGTAAAGACCAGAATATAGAAAAGTCTGCAATTCTCAATAATGATTGTCATAGTAACTTTCATTTAAGAATACTAACtgaaaggaaagaagcaaaataACTTTGTAAACCTGAACTCTGTTCTCTTCTCTGTAATGAAAGGCACAAATCTGGAATATTAAATGCCAGACATTAcattacaaaatacaaagaataTATTTTGTACAATTTTATACATGATGCCTTTAAAGTCAAAAGCATCTTTAAAAAGTTAGTCCCTGGTTTAAATAATTCTCATATATAAATTGAGACCTTTTGAAAATAACTCTGCAAAAGCAATTTATGGACCTGCTTTATATTTCATGGTTTCCCtttttctaaatttaaaaagTGATCTCTTCTAAAATTAAGATATCTCTTAACTTGATCCCCAATATATTCAAGCTGGAGCAACATTAAATTCAATTACACTTCTCAATCAGCTAAATGGGACTTAGAGTGAAAATCTAAGTCCTCCTGCTTAACCAAATTATATTGGACAGTTGTATCTTCGTAGCATATTTCAGTGCAATTCTAGTACAATATGGTCATACTTCGTAGGTCTGTTTAACAATCAGTTTAACTACAGAGATATTTCTCCCAAACAAACTTAACACCGaatcttaaaaataaacatttcattaTATACTATGATGCATTAACAGTACAGTACAACTTACTAATTATTACTTTGACTGTATATTTACGTTAAACAACAAAGTTAAAGATTTATTTAGTTTTGACCTTTGTGTCCTGAACAGACCACTTGCTACCTCATTTGAAGGCAGACATGGCAGTGTGCGCTATTGGGTGAAAGCAGAATTGCACAGGCCTTGGCTTCTACCAGTAAAATTAAAGAAGGAATTTACAGTCTTTGAACATATAGATATCAACACTCCTTCATTACTGGTAAGAATTGATAGAATTACTAATTCTTTGTtagtagcattttaaaaaataacatcacACATGGCCCTtgaattatatatatagataaaagtAACAATAATCAAATCAATGGAATGCTTAAAGTATATACAATGTAATATCCAGGTAGCATATTGAGTAATAATAATGTTTAAGCTGCTTGTTTTTAATATAGTAAACTGTTCCAGTGAAGATTAACTTTATTTCTATATGGGACAGTTTTATTTATGAAACAAATTTCACCTTAGAATTTGCAGCTTGGCAAAGtaatgttcctttaaaaaaattgtactgCAGTGCATTATTACTTATTATACTACTGATAAATTACATATCGAGTGGGGAGAAATCATAATTCTGTATGTTATCTTAACATACTTATTTTAATATATCAGGGATTTAAGATTCTTTCAATCTGATCAAAAACCattatttgttctttaaaaatatttgaaaataaaacacaGGGAGAAAATGTCCATTGAAACAGGGTTCTTTTGCTTTGGATAAAGATCATATTTGGGGTGATATAGGACCTTGTCTAAAACCCAACACAATCAGCAGGAATATTTCTGTGGATTGTGTAGGTTTGAGATAAAGCCCATTTTAtacataatttgaaaaaaaaatagtattttggaACCACCCAACCACTATTAGATGATGCTACTAGTTTTGATGGATTTAGAGCAGGGACTACAACAACCTTAAATTAATCAATGGTGTTAAAAATATGGACCATTTGGGGCATCTCTTCATATAATAAATGCTTAAAAAGTCCAATTTcaattaaatgatttaaatatttcAGGACAAGTCTGATTATAAAAAGTAAGTCCCATTGCAATTTAGCtttaagaaatatatttgtaATTTGGAGCTAAAGATTCACTAAATATTTAATTTGACAATTCAGTTTAAGAACAGTTAAACTGCTTTGTGATCCTAAACTTCACTGTTTAAAATGTAAATCGAAGAGATGTACTTCCATCATGTAACAATATGGTCCAAATGTTAGTCCAAAATCAAGTTCCACTTGATCAGTAAGTTTTTATTTGACTGGTAATGCAAACAGGCAGCCCATCCTTGTGTTTCTTTCTGTATAAGAAGCCTTACTAAATTTAGTGAAATTTATTCTAAGGTAGTATAcatcacagcctgatttagcactgtGGAACTTCTGGGTAGATATGAATAGGATCTGGCACGATTTAAAATGAAGTCCTTTAGCTGAACCACATTGCCATACTGATTTGGGATTTTCAGTGACCCTATTGCTAATCCTATCTACTTGGAAACAGACCTCATTGAAGTCAATGAAGTTTGAACCCAAATAAATATAGTTGGGATCATGCTGCAGTTGGTCTGTGTCTGAATTGTTAGGCCAAATACTTTCAATAAGATGGGAAGCTTCCATATTGTGAGTCAGCCTACTAATTTATTAAGTTTACTTCCATCTGTATAAAATTACAGTGGTTCTGTAGGATCCATCTGGGAATGACAGATGTTGAGCAGGGTAATTTTTTCAGTGCTAGTACACTGACTGCAGAAATTTAAGATACTGAATAATTGAAAACTAGAATTTCAATTCTAATTGAATTTCTATAAAATTAAAGGATTGAAAAACTACTAATTGAGTAATACTTTTCTGAATTAGTTCCATTAGTTACTTATATAGATATTTTGTGTTATTAGCTTATtaataaaagacaaaggccatagAAGTGTTAAAATACTTCTAGACAatggcttttttgtttgttgtaatGTTAATGATATACAGTAATAGGCAGGTAGACAATAGGTCTGTCCATCTTGTGCTGATAGCTGCTGATGAGGATTCAGTAATAGAATCAGCAACTCAGATCACAGTGCAACCAAATCCTGAtgttaggttgttgtttttttcttttgaatgtcTGAGTTTACATTATCTTAACAAAAAATTTACTATGTCAAAATCTCCCTTCAAACTACTTCATTTTCACTAAGCTAAAAATTtaattgctgttttgtttttctttcagtcACCCCAAGCAGGCACAAAAGAAAAGACTCTCTGTTGCTGGTTTTGTACCTCAGGCCCAATATCCTTAAGTGCCAAAATTGAAAGGAAGGGCTATACCCCAGGTATGTAACATGAGTTCTAAGGAAAGTAGGATTTgtgatttatttcatttaattaatttaaaacaatGTTTGGTTTCTTCTGgggaaaataaaatgcaatggCCTATTAATGGGTGGTTTGCATGTTAACATCAAATGTTATGATTACCTGATTATAAAAATACATATGGTACAGTTTGGATCCCTTGCAACGTGCAAGGTTTTTTTAgtaattaaaattcaaaatttgcaTGGACACATGTAATGTTGTGGCTTGGTATTATTCAAATTAAAATTATCGAGTTGTCTTGGACTCCAGTCAAACTGAGCTCCTGGTGACTTAATGAAAACGTCCATATTTTTTCgtagatacaatatagaaatatttgCCCATTATCTGCTGgagaatttttttcaatttcccaccCTGTAGCCCTAGGATTTTCAGATGGTACAGATTTACCAGATCTGTTTCTGGTTAGTGTTGTGGTCAGTCTACATTAATTGGGTGGTTATGATTGCTGTGGCTTCTTGGATTtccttaattattaaaaatagtataatctATGTGTAGTAATGCTTACATTTTAAAAGATTCATGATTTCCATCTGATGTGCTTATTCTTGATTTCATTCAAGGTGAACCAATTCAGATCTTTGCAGAGATTGAAAACTGCTCATCTCGAATGGTAGTGCCAAAGGCTGCCATTTATCAAACACAGGCATTCTACGCTAAAGGGAAAATGAAGGAAGTAAAACAGTTGGTTGCCAACTTGCGTGGGGAATCTTTGTCATCAGGGAAGACAGAAACCTGGAATGGCAAGCAGTTAAAAATTCCACCTGTGTCCCCATCCATCCTCGATTGTAGCATAATCCGTGTAGAATATTCTCTAATGGTAAGAACTTAATTTAATCTTTTAATATTTAACAAAATACAATATGTGTAGAGTAGATGACAAGTTTTGATTGGGCTTTGAGTAactttttgttatttcttttcaAGGTATATGTGGATATTCCAGGTGCAATGGACTTGTTTCTTAATTTACCACTTGTCATTGGTACTATTCCTTTACACTCATTTGGCAGCCGAACATCAAGCGTGAGCAGCCAGTGTAGCATGAATATGAATTGGCTTGGTCTGCATGAAAGACCAGAAGGTAATTTAACCATACATTCCGAATTATTTGTGATTTTCTATAGGTCTGTTATTCTAGTAGTATCTACTGATAGTTATTACTGTCCTAAATAATAATGTTGCATAAACAGtatagaaatagatttttttttattaggtaATCCCAGAATATTATTCCAGCCTTTTTTGAGGATGGGGGAATAGGGTAGAACAGAACCCAGATCTGTTAAGTTATATAATTATAGAAAACATTTACAAAATTTCAGTGGCATTGCAACATTGATTTTTGTCATGAATACCACTAAAACTGGCTAAACCTGTATAAATTGattatattgttttttcttaCCTAATATTGGTGATTTGACAAAAGCTCAGCACTTGTGGCAAGTGGTTTATTGGTTTTGATTACTTGGTTTTTGCAAACCAGCCAGTTATGGTTTAATCAGTAAGCTGTGGTAATACAAAACAAGGGTTTTGGCAATGTGGGAACTCACCAACATCTGTAGCTAGTTTTCTTCTTGGAGAGCTTTCTAAATTATAAATAGTTGTACCATTAtaaaacatgattttttaaaattataacctAGTTACTACTTACCAAAACTACCGGGTAACAGTTGAAATTGTTGCTATCTCTGTCTTATACAAATCATATAAACAAAGTTTAATATTCCTGTCATGTTATATGTTCTGACATGCATAAGAACATAGTTCGAACTGCGTGTAATTTTCCCTTCAGCACCTCCTAGCTATGCAGAAGTGGTCACTGAGGAGCAAAGACAGTCCAGTCTAGCACCTGTAACTGCTTGCGATGACTTTGAAAGAGCACTTCAAGGACCATTATTCGCCTACATCCAAGAGTTTCGATTCCTGCCTCCTCCACTTTATTCTGAGGTAAGATGATAAGTAGTTAAAGCTCCAGGATTCTATTTTTAAGTATGTTGTATTTTCTCTAATTCTTAAATATGTTCCACTACAAAGAACTAATgcatattacatattacataatATCTACATATTACATACAGTAATATTTACATATTAGGTGGCTTTATGTTGTCTATTTCAAATAGTTCTTGCAGAGTTATATAATTCCTTCTCTTTGCTAGATTTATGCCTATCTTCTATCTGAAATTGCAACTTTTATTAAACTTAGAAcataatttaaattaatagaaattatttcttaaaaaatGCACTTAAGATTTAACAAGGGACTTTGTATTTAATCATTGTATAATATACATGTATTTATATACTAATAGAATACCAAGCCCCATTTAATTTTAATACAAGTTCTGGCCTGGTAGATAAACccattataaaaaaaattcaaagcaaaTAAATGGTTTGTGCTTGCTTTAAGCTCTTTTATTATAATTGAAtataaaatgctgttttaaataCTATGTGTGCTATGTGTTAAGAATTAGCACTTTTAATGTCTCATTTATTGAAGAATCCAAATTGACAGTTCGACAGCACGCTTATTATACCATGCTAGTTGTTTGTAATAAAGGAATTGATCAACTTAGGctccttcttaatttttttttcttataaaaaagacacttttttaaaaactgaaaaatgaTTTGGGCTTTTTTTAAAGTTGCAACTGTCAGAAGAAAAAGAGTGGGGTACTATTTTGCTATTTAAAATGATCTtactataaatatattttctattcattttggataattttttttctgaaagaagaTCCTACTTTATTGTttattgaaaaaaagattttgtctctttttgctttaaaaatatgcATTAGTTCATTTAATTTCGTATCAAGATATATCATTGCCACTGTCTATAAAAGTATGGAATTCAGTTTTGCTTGAAGTTCTTTAGAAAAGTCATAATTACAGCATTAGGATACTTAATATTAGAAACCAAACACCAAAATTtgctattctctttcacccaaCTGTTTCCCTGCTTGATCTGTTcaatggaaaatgtttttgtgtgttctaaaataaatgtaagttaaaaaatgaaagaactctgaatattttgaaataattaagGATTGCTGAGAATCCTTAAATTTAAATCATGATCATCATCCAGTCTCAACATCTGTGTAACCAACCTTAAAAAGTATAGTTTCTTCCTTGTTTTAAAAGATGTCTCCTTTTCTTGTTCCTCTTTCACTTAGATTGATCCAAATCCAGATCAGACCTCAGATGACAGGCCATCCTGCCCCTCTCGCTGAAAGAATGTCTCCCAAAAATGTTGAGATGGGTCTGAATCATATTTTAACTGTGTTCAGGATAAAGACGTCCTATAGAAACAGGCTTTGAAAGGAAGTTATTGcctaaaagaaaaggagaaataatgAAACATCCTGTGATTATGCTTTTGAAGTCTACAGCAAATACCATAGGACTGCTCTACATGCTTGAAGACCTGGGCTTTCTCTTTCTGTTCTATACTGGCACATACAAAGAGCAGCCTTAATAGCCTACACGTGTCAAAATACTTACCATGTTGCAAGAGGGATAACATTCTCCTTTTATTTGAAAATTTGCACATGCTCAATGCTTTTGTTGTGCAGTTCAGTGTCACTACAGCTTTTTCTCATTTATGTTGGACTGTTAACCTCTTCTAACTTGTTTGTGGTCCGCACAACAAGGAGCAAAAGAAAGCTTTGAAAACTTTGATACAAATGCACTGACTTTTTTATTTAGATAAACAATATAGGTTGGACTTTTTCTGCATATGCACATGCTCAGAATTCTCCCAATAAGACTGATCCATGCATCACCTCTTCAGCTTGGATCCTCTTGTGGATTTATTACAAACATCAAATGCCTTCAACCAATCCTTGCTGTATGTTTCACAGCCTACTATAGTAGACAAGCAACAGATTTGAGGGGCGAAAGTAACAAAAGTAAACAATAGGATTTTTGTCAGGAGTGTGttatcttaattcctttttaagcaTTTGTTGCCTTTCTACTATTACTGCAAAGAAGAATTTTGTTACAGACTGCCTAAAATCACTTAATCTCAGGTGAACTCATCACTTGCCAAAATGTTGAAATGCTACTTGTGTTTATGTTGCACTGTTGagttctttttccctcttttgttgttgttactttgttttctttgaaaagggGGACTTGGAAAAGGGACATACATATATTAAGACATCCTCATTTCTTATTATCTAGCCAAAACATGAAACATAACTAAGAGTTTGGCCAAATTCCTAGAAGACCCATGTAGGCAATAGCACCAAACATATCAGCAAGAGTTGAGGAGGAAAGTTGTACATGATTTATAAAGTTACTCACATAGGGATTTCTTAGCTAGGTGGTATGGGTAGGGAaagtgaatttatttttatatatagttaGCCCATGACCAGAAACTTGTAAAAAATTTATAATGAACTTTTAGTCAGattagggagggaaaaagagcagTATGTCTTTTAAGATATTAGAACATATTTTCTGGGTACTGCTATTTCAAGTACATTCTCTGCTAAAAATGAAAGTGACTCGGTAGTAAAATAGTTGATATAATTAGCAGGTTTGCTTTGCTTAATTTGAGGATGGGTAACATTACAAGGAATTGACTAGTAGGTGATTGGGGTGGAATCTCAGCACAAAtgctaaaatatttaatttttaaaaagtcacaactGTCACCTTCTGGAAAACTCAACTCATTTTTTACCAAAACAACTATTGTAATTTTCAATTGGCAAGAATTGAGTTCATGTATTGCTGACCAAGTATTGACTTTATCAATAGATCGGCTTTGGATTGGTGCAGCTCCTTCCAAAGCCTGTCTTGAGGATTAGAACAAGTAGGATAGGCTTGTCCACAAGTGGCCTTTAAGAAAACATGGACAACAATTCATGTTTGAATATTAACAGGGTGAAAAATGAACAGTATAAAATGAATCGCGTTTTAAGTGATTCTTTTAAATGAGTTTGATCTTTAGCAAGAAAACTTCATATGATGGAATAATAAGAAAAATGAGTGATGGAACTTAAAAAATACATTAACAATTTTGTGAATGTCCCTCTTCCATAGAAGATTAAAATATACTTTAATGGGATAAAGGCATAAAAGGGCATTTGGTggactttttgttgttttttgttttaatcaatGAGGGAACAATTGTTATGCATAGCATTACATTTATCACAGTATAATAGAAGGTTCTATATTGAAGCAGGATTGACCAATATTGTAATAATTGGCATTTCAATGTACCAATATTGTGATGAGATTAAAATTTGGAAACACTAATTTTTTCACACTTGCGGCATTACTATTATCTCTGACTTCAGAAATATTGGTCATTGTCTGGACATTGTATAATATTGGATTTTGAGCTGTAGTCCAGTAttcaaaataacaattaaaaagagggGATAAGTCCAAAATGTTAAAACAAAGTGCAATATTTAATGTTTGCTTTATAGATTATATTCAATGGCTGTTTgtactatattttctttcttttttctgtttttagtttGGTGCTGAATATGTCTCTGTAGATTCTGTTCAAGAAAACAAATTGTGGAAAACAATTTAATTTTTCCTATTGCTCTTCCTTGTGGATAAtaaactttttttatataaagcAAGTTTATTTGATGGTTTTCATCTGAAGAAACAAAAGGCACTTTCTCTTGAAATTATATGCTACAGTTGTAAAACTCGCAGCAAAGAAATCAATGTTTGAACCTTCTAGTCCTCTTGGATGTAGTAGACTTGTTACTACAGTGTTCCTCACTGGGCTTTTAAAGAATGTTAGGTTTATgcaaacctttattttatttaataaagctTCTGAGTACGTATTCGTTTACATAATAAGAGCAATGGTCTAGCTCAGCAATCCTTAATctttctggcaccagggaccagtttcatGGAAGATAATTTTTCCACAGACCGGAGAGGGAATGGTTTTGCGTGCAACCTagctcctgcacatgtgcagaagaagcTTCACTCGCTCACCCGCCACTTGTGCATCCCAGTTCCTAACACGCCACAAAACGGTCCTCAgtcgggttggagacccctcatctAGCTCATGAATATCCAACATAATCCTCTTAATACTGTGTAATTTCCATCAGCTATGGAACATTGAATTGAAAAGGTTTTATGGTGCCAGTTTAGACTTAATGGGagtttgaaaaatatataaatacatactaACTGGCCTTGCAATGTTATTTATGTTTGGTTTCCTGTAGGTACCATATTCTGCATCGCTATgagaatggaaaataaataatctGATGCGACTGTAGAAGCTCACATCAAAATAGTTTATTTGAACATTTAAGTATCTGTATAACCATTGCATATATGAGCTAGAAATATAGGGGACACTAAGAAACCTGTATTCTAAAAATTATTAGTAGTAAAATAAGAGCAAAACTACTAAGAAACTTGTATtctaaaaattactagtaaaataAGAGCAAAACTACATATGTAGTAAAAATGGTCCCATGCATACTTGAAACAAGGTCTCGGTATGAACAATCCAAAATAAGTATAGTTTGgaaaacaatgtaaaaaagaatTTAAGAGGCAGAAGATACTGAGAACAGCATGGTCAAAAGTTAGCTAAAGGCTTGAAACAAATTCCTTAGTATTCTAGAAGCAGCTATGTCTGGCTGACATTAAGTTCCCTAAATAGTTTGTTGCAAGTTCTAGTTCAGATTTATGATTCTTATAAATTCTAAAAGTTAACAACTAAAAATTGATAGCACTGTTGCATAgtcatgtcaatttttttttataaatgttgCAGTTGCCAAACTTATTGATTTATATAAAATTCAGAAATGACtgaacattaaattaaaattggGGATATATGTAGCTTATATAAAATACTGAGCACTATTATTAACAAAAATGATGACTCTGTCcttaagattttaaaaacatcttcattttgaatgatctcTAGGTTAAACTGACTCCCATGTTAAAACTGAAATGAGCATTATTCAATGCAATGTAAAATAAACTTGTATAAGACCAAAATGTGGTATTAGCTTTGAGTATTCATATGCATTAGTGAATTGTATGGAAGTATATGCATTATTAGCCAGATATAATTATGCTATAGAGAATTCGATTAAAAATTCCAGGGTAATTTCATTGCTTTTTAGGGTTCTTTACAATTAAGTTTCAGAGCTTAATAATATTAACACCAAGTAGAAATAGGAACCAcgtcttcttcccttcttcctcttttctattCAATAAGTAACTAGGCAGATAATATTATAAAGTCATTAATTTCCTAATAGGTCACATGTCAGAGTTTTTGTACAGTAACAATTCTAAATAATTCTAAAGTAGTGCACTATATGCAGGGCTGGGAGGCAACTACTACTGTACATTAATAGAATGGTAGGGGTTATGATTTTGTATTGGTGCATTAAAATAAACAGGAATTTGATATCAGAGAAATCAAGTGGAACTGATTGAAGATCATACATCAGTGAAGCGACtgattaaagatatt
This genomic window from Ahaetulla prasina isolate Xishuangbanna chromosome 2, ASM2864084v1, whole genome shotgun sequence contains:
- the ARRDC3 gene encoding arrestin domain-containing protein 3 isoform X2 translates to MVLGKVKSLTISFDCLNDSNVPVYSSGDTVSGRVNLEVTGEIRVRSLKIHARGHAKVRWTESRNAGSNTAYTQNYTEEVEYFNHKDILIGHERDDDNSEEGLHIIHSGRHEYAFSFELPQTPLATSFEGRHGSVRYWVKAELHRPWLLPVKLKKEFTVFEHIDINTPSLLSPQAGTKEKTLCCWFCTSGPISLSAKIERKGYTPGEPIQIFAEIENCSSRMVVPKAAIYQTQAFYAKGKMKEVKQLVANLRGESLSSGKTETWNGKQLKIPPVSPSILDCSIIRVEYSLMVYVDIPGAMDLFLNLPLVIGTIPLHSFGSRTSSVSSQCSMNMNWLGLHERPEEHSSNCV
- the ARRDC3 gene encoding arrestin domain-containing protein 3 isoform X1; the protein is MVLGKVKSLTISFDCLNDSNVPVYSSGDTVSGRVNLEVTGEIRVRSLKIHARGHAKVRWTESRNAGSNTAYTQNYTEEVEYFNHKDILIGHERDDDNSEEGLHIIHSGRHEYAFSFELPQTPLATSFEGRHGSVRYWVKAELHRPWLLPVKLKKEFTVFEHIDINTPSLLSPQAGTKEKTLCCWFCTSGPISLSAKIERKGYTPGEPIQIFAEIENCSSRMVVPKAAIYQTQAFYAKGKMKEVKQLVANLRGESLSSGKTETWNGKQLKIPPVSPSILDCSIIRVEYSLMVYVDIPGAMDLFLNLPLVIGTIPLHSFGSRTSSVSSQCSMNMNWLGLHERPEAPPSYAEVVTEEQRQSSLAPVTACDDFERALQGPLFAYIQEFRFLPPPLYSEIDPNPDQTSDDRPSCPSR
- the ARRDC3 gene encoding arrestin domain-containing protein 3 isoform X3 yields the protein MVVPKAAIYQTQAFYAKGKMKEVKQLVANLRGESLSSGKTETWNGKQLKIPPVSPSILDCSIIRVEYSLMVYVDIPGAMDLFLNLPLVIGTIPLHSFGSRTSSVSSQCSMNMNWLGLHERPEAPPSYAEVVTEEQRQSSLAPVTACDDFERALQGPLFAYIQEFRFLPPPLYSEIDPNPDQTSDDRPSCPSR